A single region of the Microlunatus panaciterrae genome encodes:
- a CDS encoding GTPase domain-containing protein — MPSRLESALTELRAAVSPVRLPLVLPGAAEKQATVREITSQLDDYVLPRLATIDAPLLAVVGGSTGAGKSTLVNSLVGRRVTAPGVIRPTTRAPVLVHHPLDSRWFIDDRILPGLARSSGAAADSRAIQLVPEDTIPAGLAILDAPDIDSVVSENRQLAAQLLAAADLWLFVTSAARYADAVPWDFLLSAADRSAAVAVVLDRVPPQAMQEVPAHLGQMMTDRGLGESPLFAVPETTVDATGLLPASAIQPIRSWLASLARDSASRAEVVHRTLDGAIAALVRRAPTLASAVDDQLEAVRQLRDEVDHSYAEAVRTVGVQTADGTLLRGEVLARWHEFVGTGEFFRALEQKVSWLRDRVVAAFKGEPPGAGNLKVAVESGLEALLREQGDAAAERAEASWQAHSAGRELLQRSPEDLSRSSRDFAVDTARTIRDWQGAVLELVADEGMSKRSRARFLALGVNGVGVALMIVVFAHTGGLVGAEVGVAGGTAVLAQRVLEAVFGDQAVRRLAETAKEELDSRVEALMSQELLRYHRILDGLGLDPEQAVRLREAADGVERARAEGLPRSAGNGEQQLPAGEERRAIEAPTVRQVDLQTGSAEGPNDIVDAEIVEERPASQRGELR; from the coding sequence ATGCCGAGCAGGCTCGAGTCCGCACTGACCGAGCTGCGCGCCGCCGTCAGTCCGGTCCGGCTGCCGTTGGTGCTGCCCGGTGCCGCCGAGAAGCAGGCCACGGTGCGCGAGATCACCAGCCAGCTGGACGACTATGTGCTGCCGAGACTCGCCACCATCGACGCGCCGCTGCTCGCCGTCGTCGGCGGGTCCACCGGTGCCGGCAAGTCCACCCTGGTCAACTCGCTGGTGGGTCGGCGGGTGACCGCTCCCGGCGTCATCCGGCCGACGACCCGGGCCCCGGTACTGGTGCACCACCCGCTCGACTCACGCTGGTTCATTGACGACCGGATCCTGCCCGGGTTGGCGCGGTCGTCCGGAGCGGCCGCCGACTCCCGCGCCATCCAACTGGTGCCCGAGGACACGATCCCTGCCGGTCTCGCCATCCTTGACGCCCCAGACATCGACTCGGTGGTCTCGGAGAACCGGCAGCTGGCCGCCCAGCTGCTGGCCGCGGCCGACCTCTGGCTGTTCGTGACCTCGGCTGCCCGGTACGCCGACGCGGTGCCGTGGGACTTCCTGCTCTCTGCTGCCGACCGCAGCGCAGCCGTTGCCGTCGTGTTGGACCGGGTGCCGCCCCAGGCGATGCAGGAGGTGCCGGCGCATCTGGGCCAGATGATGACCGACCGGGGTTTGGGCGAGTCGCCGCTCTTCGCGGTACCCGAGACCACCGTCGACGCCACCGGCCTGCTGCCGGCCTCGGCGATCCAGCCGATCCGGAGCTGGCTGGCGTCATTGGCACGCGACTCGGCCAGCCGCGCCGAGGTGGTGCACCGCACGCTCGACGGGGCCATCGCTGCGCTGGTCCGGCGGGCGCCGACCCTCGCGTCGGCGGTCGACGACCAGCTCGAGGCGGTCCGGCAGCTGCGCGACGAGGTGGACCACTCCTATGCCGAGGCTGTCCGTACGGTCGGGGTACAGACCGCCGACGGGACCCTGCTGCGCGGCGAGGTGCTGGCCCGCTGGCACGAGTTCGTGGGCACCGGTGAGTTCTTCCGTGCCCTGGAGCAGAAGGTCAGCTGGCTGCGGGACCGGGTGGTGGCCGCCTTCAAGGGTGAGCCGCCGGGCGCCGGCAACCTGAAGGTCGCGGTGGAGTCGGGGCTGGAGGCCCTGCTGCGCGAGCAGGGTGACGCCGCGGCCGAGCGGGCCGAGGCGTCCTGGCAGGCGCATTCGGCTGGGCGGGAGCTGCTGCAGCGGTCGCCCGAGGATCTGTCCCGGTCGTCCCGCGACTTCGCCGTCGACACCGCCCGGACGATCCGCGACTGGCAGGGGGCGGTGCTGGAGCTGGTCGCCGACGAGGGGATGAGCAAACGCTCGAGAGCCAGGTTCCTCGCGCTCGGCGTCAACGGTGTCGGGGTGGCGCTGATGATCGTCGTCTTCGCCCATACCGGTGGTCTGGTCGGAGCGGAGGTCGGGGTGGCCGGCGGCACCGCCGTGCTCGCCCAGCGGGTGTTGGAGGCGGTGTTCGGCGACCAGGCCGTACGCCGGTTGGCCGAGACCGCCAAGGAGGAGCTGGACTCCAGGGTGGAGGCTCTGATGTCTCAGGAGCTGCTGCGCTACCACCGGATCCTGGACGGCCTCGGGCTCGACCCGGAGCAGGCCGTCCGGCTGCGGGAGGCGGCGGACGGAGTGGAGCGGGCGCGGGCCGAGGGGCTGCCCAGGTCGGCCGGCAACGGGGAGCAGCAGCTGCCGGCAGGGGAGGAGCGTCGGGCGATCGAGGCGCCGACGGTCCGCCAGGTCGACCTGCAGACCGGCTCGGCGGAGGGGCCGAACGACATCGTCGACGCCGAGATCGTCGAGGAACGACCGGCCTCTCAGCGAGGAGAGCTGCGCTGA
- a CDS encoding YfjP family GTPase produces MVQKLLARKDDSARLVERIRALDTAAGLCEGRVDDRAVAEARRLIEQADRRLAISGDATVVALAGATGSGKSSTFNALSGTDMAVVGVRRPTTSQALAASWGDKSAEELLDWLKIPRRHAVEDDPAEAAALDGLVLLDLPDHDSTELSHRMEVDRLVQLVDLLVWVVDPQKYADAALHDRYLKPLARHADVMMVVLNQADTLTPDERDQCLRDLERLLAAEGLGRVEVLAVSAVTGEGIAELRRLLARQVAEKKAAARRLAADVTQAAELLAGAQGGARAKGLPPQAIDRLNRTLARAAGVPIVTDAVRNAWRLRGGLATGWPVLAWVAKFKPDPLRRLHLDRLGAGGRRKELDPARISRTSLPAAGGVHDARVESALRDLADEVSAGLSRGWVDAVKAAARSQHALLPDSLDRAMATTDLDLDRHRRWWTLVRILQWLLVVVVLAGLGWLGSAFVFLYLQLPPLPRVAWWGLPAPTVLVVGGVIAGLLLAGLSRIGVEVGARRRAARAGRALRAAIGSVSKTRVLDPVTAELERYEQARLALEQARS; encoded by the coding sequence ATGGTCCAGAAGCTGCTGGCACGCAAGGATGACTCGGCTCGGCTGGTGGAGCGGATCAGGGCCTTGGACACGGCCGCCGGGCTCTGCGAGGGGCGGGTGGACGACCGTGCGGTCGCCGAGGCTCGGCGGCTGATCGAGCAGGCCGACCGGCGACTGGCGATCTCGGGGGATGCGACCGTGGTCGCCCTGGCCGGAGCGACCGGATCCGGCAAGTCGAGCACCTTCAACGCGCTCAGCGGGACCGACATGGCCGTCGTCGGTGTCCGCCGTCCGACCACGTCGCAGGCGTTGGCGGCGAGCTGGGGCGACAAGTCCGCCGAGGAGCTGCTGGATTGGCTGAAGATCCCGCGTCGCCATGCTGTCGAGGACGACCCGGCCGAGGCCGCGGCCCTGGACGGCCTGGTGCTGCTGGACCTGCCCGACCACGACTCGACCGAGCTGTCGCACCGGATGGAGGTGGATCGGCTGGTGCAGCTGGTCGACCTGCTGGTCTGGGTGGTCGACCCGCAGAAGTATGCCGACGCCGCACTGCACGACCGCTACCTCAAGCCGCTGGCGCGGCACGCCGACGTGATGATGGTGGTCCTCAACCAGGCGGACACGCTGACCCCGGACGAGCGCGACCAGTGCCTGCGGGACCTGGAGCGGCTGCTGGCGGCGGAAGGGCTGGGCCGGGTGGAGGTGCTGGCGGTGTCGGCGGTGACCGGGGAGGGGATCGCCGAACTGCGTCGGCTGCTGGCCCGGCAGGTGGCCGAGAAGAAAGCGGCGGCGCGCCGGCTGGCGGCCGATGTGACCCAGGCGGCCGAGCTGCTGGCTGGTGCCCAGGGGGGAGCCAGGGCGAAAGGGCTGCCCCCTCAGGCGATCGACCGGCTGAACCGCACACTGGCCCGGGCAGCCGGGGTGCCCATCGTCACCGACGCCGTCCGGAACGCCTGGCGCCTCCGGGGCGGGCTGGCGACCGGCTGGCCGGTACTGGCCTGGGTGGCCAAGTTCAAGCCCGACCCGCTGCGCCGGCTGCACCTGGACCGGCTGGGCGCTGGAGGGCGTCGGAAGGAGCTCGACCCGGCCCGGATCAGCCGCACCTCGTTGCCCGCTGCCGGCGGCGTCCATGACGCCCGGGTGGAGTCTGCACTGCGCGACCTGGCCGACGAGGTCTCGGCCGGCCTCTCCCGCGGCTGGGTGGACGCCGTCAAGGCTGCCGCCAGGTCCCAGCACGCGCTGCTGCCGGACAGCCTCGACCGGGCAATGGCGACCACCGACCTGGATCTGGACCGGCACAGGCGCTGGTGGACGCTGGTCAGGATCCTGCAGTGGCTGCTGGTCGTGGTGGTGCTGGCCGGGTTGGGCTGGCTCGGGTCGGCCTTCGTCTTCCTGTATCTCCAGCTGCCGCCGTTGCCCAGGGTGGCCTGGTGGGGGCTCCCCGCCCCGACCGTCCTCGTGGTCGGGGGGGTGATCGCCGGCCTGCTGCTGGCCGGGCTCAGTCGGATCGGCGTCGAGGTCGGGGCCCGCCGCCGGGCTGCCCGCGCCGGCCGGGCGTTGCGGGCCGCGATCGGATCGGTCAGCAAGACTCGGGTGCTGGACCCGGTGACCGCTGAGCTGGAGCGCTACGAGCAGGCCCGACTCGCCCTGGAGCAGGCTCGGAGTTGA